The DNA region CCATGTAACGGGCCTGCTGCGTCACTTGTAAACCCAGAGGAGCAAACTGTCTCAATCATGCCTGCTGGATCATCCCTATTACCAGGTGAGGATCCGGCCTTCATCATGCCCGCTGGATCATTCATGCTAGCAGATAACGGGCCTGCTGCTTCACTTGTAAAGCCAGATGAGGGTCCGGTCTCCATTATGCCAGTTAAGTCCACTCTACAGCCAGAGGAAGGTCCGGCCTCCATTATGCCAGCTGGATCAATCCTACTACCAGAGGACCAACCTGCCTCCATTATGCCTGCTGGATCATTTCTTCTCCCAGATGAGCGTCCGGCCTTCATCATGCCCACTGGATCATTCATGCTTGCATGTAACGGGCCTGCTTTTTCACTTGTAAAGCCAGATGAGGGTCCGGCCTCCATGATGCCAGATGAGTCCACTCTACAGCCACAGGAGCAACCTGCCTCAATTATGCCTGCTGGATCAGTCCTATTCCCAGGTGAAGGTCCGGTCTCCATTATGCCAGATGAGTCCACTCTACAGCCAGAGGAGCAACCTGCCTCAATCATGCCTGCTGGATCAGTCCTATTGCCAGGCGAGGGTCCGGCCTCCATTATGCCAGCTGGATCAATCCTACTACCAGAGGACCAACCTGCCTCAATCATGCCTGCTGGATCAGTCCTATTGCCAGGTGAGGGTCCGGTCTCCATCATGCCAGTTAAGTCCACTCTACAGCCAGAGGAGGGTCCGGCCTCCATTATGCCAGCTGGATCAATCCTACTACCAGAGGACCAACCTGCCTCCATTATGCCTGCTGGATCATTTCTTCTCCCAGATGAGCGTCCGACCTTCATCATGCCCGCTGGATCATTCATGCTTGCATGTAACGGGCCTGCTGTTTCACTTGTAAAGCCAGATGAGGGTCCGGCCTCCATGATGCCAGATGAGTCCACTCTACAGCCACAGGAGCAACCTGCCTCAATTATGCCTGCTGGATCAGTCCTATTCCCAGGTGAAGGTCCGGTCTCCATTATGCCAGATGAGTCCACTCTACAGCCAGAGGAGCAACCTGCCTCAATCATGCCTGCTGGATCAGTCCTATTGCCAGGTGAGGGTCCGGTCTCCATTATGCCAGTTAAGTCCACTCTACAGCCAGAGGAGGGTCCGGCCTCCATTATGCCAGCTGGATCAATCCTACTACCAGAGGACCAACCTGCCTCCATTATGCCTGCTGGATCATTTCTTCTCCCAGATGAGCGTCCGGCCTTCATCATGCCCGCTGGATCATTCATGCTTGCATGTAACGGGCCTGCTGTTTCACTTGTAAAGCCAGATGAGGGTCCGGCCTCCATGATGCCAGATGAGTCCACTCTACAGCCAGAGGAGCAACCTGCCTCAATCATGCCTGCTGGATCAGTCCTATTGCCAGGTGAGGGTCCGGCCTCCATTATGCCAGCTGGATCAATCCTACTACCAGAGGACCAACCTGCCTCCATTATGCCTGCTGGATCATTTCTTCTCCCAGATGAGCGTCCAGCCTTCATCATGCCCGCTGGATCATTCATGCTTGCATGTAACGGGCCTGCTGCTTCACTTGTAAAGCCAGATGAGGGTCCGGCCTCCATGATGCCAGACGAGTCCACTCTACAGCCACAGAAGCAACCTGCCTCAATTATGCCTGCTGGATCAGTCCTATTCCCAGGTGAAGGTCCGGTCTCCATTATGCCAGATGAGTCCACTCTACAGCCAGAGGAGCAACCTGCCTCAATCATGCCTGCTGGATCAGTCCTATTGCCAGGTGAGGGTCCGGCCTCCATTATGCCAGCTGGATCAATCCTACTACCAGAGGACCAACCTGCCTCCATTATGCCTGCTGGATCATTTCTTCTCCCAGATGAGCGTCCGGCCTTCATCATGCCCGCTGGATCATTCATGCTTGCATGTAACGGGCCTGCTGCTTCACTTGTAAAGCCAGATGAGGGTCCGGCCTCCATGATGCCAGATGAGTCCACTCTACAGCCACAGGAGCAACCTGCCTCAATCATGCCTGCTGGATCAGTCCTATTGCCAGGTGAGGGTCCGGCCTCCATCATGCCTTGTGAATCAACCCTACAGCCAGAGGAGGGTCCGTCCTTCATTATGCCTGCTGGATCAGTCTTACTTGCTAGGGAGGAGCTTGTTCCTGTAGATCCTGCTAAATCAATGACTCTagagaaatcagaaaacagaacGATGCCTCTCAGATCAGTAATGTGCGTCAACCGAAAACACATGGACCCTGCTCACTCGGATATCATGAGCCAGGGGGTACCTTCTGGAATCAGGCCTGTGAGGTTAGTTACAAACACCGATAGTTTGACACATCCACATAGATTCCCACCTGTCGGAGCAGCAGTAGTTGAACAGAGAAGGTGGATCCCTGGGATGAGTCTTCAGGTCACTTCCATGACTGTAGGGGATTCTTCTCTGACCGATACGTATGTGAGCAGCAGTGGAAAGGAGATCATGAAGGACCTCAATGACCGCCTGGCTTCCTATCTGGAAAGAGTGCGTCTGCTGGAGTCCACCAACTGCAGCCTGGAGGAGCACATCCGCGAATGGAATGAGACGCGGTCACTGAAGCCTCGGGACACGAGTGGATACGTGGTGGCCATCAGCTGCCTGTGTGATCAGGTAGGAGGTGCTGCCCTCTGCTGGCTGGGCACCTTTTCTTTGGTCCTAGTTGGGGAAACTCTGAGTGGCTGATAAT from Erpetoichthys calabaricus chromosome 14, fErpCal1.3, whole genome shotgun sequence includes:
- the LOC114664766 gene encoding nascent polypeptide-associated complex subunit alpha, muscle-specific form-like isoform X18, whose product is MPAGSVLLPGEDPAFIMPAGSFMLADNGPAASLVKPDEGPVSIMPVKSTLQPEEGPASIMPAGSILLPEDQPASIMPAGSFLLPDERPAFIMPTGSFMLACNGPAFSLVKPDEGPASMMPDESTLQPQEQPASIMPAGSVLFPEDQPASIMPAGSFLLPDERPTFIMPAGSFMLACNGPAVSLVKPDEGPASMMPDESTLQPQEQPASIMPAGSVLFPEDQPASIMPAGSFLLPDERPAFIMPAGSFMLACNGPAVSLVKPDEGPASMMPDESTLQPEEQPASIMPAGSVLLPGEGPASIMPAGSILLPEDQPASIMPAGSFLLPDERPAFIMPAGSFMLACNGPAASLVKPDEGPASMMPDESTLQPQKQPASIMPAGSVLFPGEGPVSIMPDESTLQPEEQPASIMPAGSVLLPGEGPASIMPAGSILLPEDQPASIMPAGSFLLPDERPAFIMPAGSFMLACNGPAASLVKPDEGPASMMPDESTLQPQEQPASIMPAGSVLLPGEGPASIMPCESTLQPEEGPSFIMPAGSVLLAREELVPVDPAKSMTLEKSENRTMPLRSVMCVNRKHMDPAHSDIMSQGVPSGIRPVRLVTNTDSLTHPHRFPPVGAAVVEQRRWIPGMSLQVTSMTVGDSSLTDTYVSSSGKEIMKDLNDRLASYLERVRLLESTNCSLEEHIREWNETRSLKPRDTSGYVVAISCLCDQILSALQDKSRLVTEAENLHLAALQLQSKYEEERAERLSNEAFIRDLRKTLEEITEAGVGLAQEAQQLQEEQLVMKMNHKEDLLRASRQQGRAINVDVKLTQQDSLGEVMDQVRAQCADVLERSLEQLDSWLKTKFESHCHPEACPSDKLQSSQTEVSSLRHSAQDLEITLSSLLSMNDTLERSLQETEEQNSGHLGELQALIHMMEANLTQIKTDAAHQQQEYNVLLGIKSKLETEITKYHHLLDQGDKRAQHN
- the LOC114664766 gene encoding nascent polypeptide-associated complex subunit alpha, muscle-specific form-like isoform X2 yields the protein MLSMKAEAKLRAGHSVTEQGQPGAGESHASGSENLSKTQLDLQVSKKLTAAIMSDGSVQQPDEGSAAATPAESVPGPAEELAVIMPAGSIKEVPVADRPTASLQCADEVPPSIMPAGSIILASEEIIGVEPAESGTQPKRVVHRIMPVGSVMYNCRRHVQMNANAEPTGINPVGSVPLPNDHPASMMPAESTLQPGSVLLPEEQPASIMPAGSFLLPDERPAFIMPAGSFMLAYNGPAASLVKPDEGPVSIMPVKSTLQPEEGPASIMPAGSILLPEDQPASIMPAGSFLLPDERPAFIMPTGSFMLACNGPAFSLVKPDEGPASMMPDESTLQPQEQPASIMPAGSVLFPEDQPASIMPAGSFLLPDERPTFIMPAGSFMLACNGPAVSLVKPDEGPASMMPDESTLQPQEQPASIMPAGSVLFPEDQPASIMPAGSFLLPDERPAFIMPAGSFMLACNGPAVSLVKPDEGPASMMPDESTLQPEEQPASIMPAGSVLLPGEGPASIMPAGSILLPEDQPASIMPAGSFLLPDERPAFIMPAGSFMLACNGPAASLVKPDEGPASMMPDESTLQPQKQPASIMPAGSVLFPGEGPVSIMPDESTLQPEEQPASIMPAGSVLLPGEGPASIMPAGSILLPEDQPASIMPAGSFLLPDERPAFIMPAGSFMLACNGPAASLVKPDEGPASMMPDESTLQPQEQPASIMPAGSVLLPGEGPASIMPCESTLQPEEGPSFIMPAGSVLLAREELVPVDPAKSMTLEKSENRTMPLRSVMCVNRKHMDPAHSDIMSQGVPSGIRPVRLVTNTDSLTHPHRFPPVGAAVVEQRRWIPGMSLQVTSMTVGDSSLTDTYVSSSGKEIMKDLNDRLASYLERVRLLESTNCSLEEHIREWNETRSLKPRDTSGYVVAISCLCDQILSALQDKSRLVTEAENLHLAALQLQSKYEEERAERLSNEAFIRDLRKTLEEITEAGVGLAQEAQQLQEEQLVMKMNHKEDLLRASRQQGRAINVDVKLTQQDSLGEVMDQVRAQCADVLERSLEQLDSWLKTKFESHCHPEACPSDKLQSSQTEVSSLRHSAQDLEITLSSLLSMNDTLERSLQETEEQNSGHLGELQALIHMMEANLTQIKTDAAHQQQEYNVLLGIKSKLETEITKYHHLLDQGDKRAQHN
- the LOC114664766 gene encoding nascent polypeptide-associated complex subunit alpha, muscle-specific form-like isoform X4 — protein: MLSMKAEAKLRAGHSVTEQGQPGAGESHASGSENLSKTQLDLQVSKKLTAAIMSDGSVQQPDEGSAAATPAESVPGPAEELAVIMPAGSIKEVPVADRPTASLQCADEVPPSIMPAGSIILASEEIIGVEPAESGTQPKRVVHRIMPVGSVMYNCRRHVQMNANAEPTGINPVGSVPLPNDHPASMMPAESTLQPGSVLLPEEQPASIMPAGSFLLPDERPAFIMPAGSFMLAYNGPAASLVKPDEGPASIMPAGSILLPEDQPASIMPAGSFLLPDERPAFIMPTGSFMLACNGPAFSLVKPDEGPASMMPDESTLQPQEQPASIMPAGSVLFPEDQPASIMPAGSFLLPDERPTFIMPAGSFMLACNGPAVSLVKPDEGPASMMPDESTLQPQEQPASIMPAGSVLFPEDQPASIMPAGSFLLPDERPAFIMPAGSFMLACNGPAVSLVKPDEGPASMMPDESTLQPEEQPASIMPAGSVLLPGEGPASIMPAGSILLPEDQPASIMPAGSFLLPDERPAFIMPAGSFMLACNGPAASLVKPDEGPASMMPDESTLQPQKQPASIMPAGSVLFPGEGPVSIMPDESTLQPEEQPASIMPAGSVLLPGEGPASIMPAGSILLPEDQPASIMPAGSFLLPDERPAFIMPAGSFMLACNGPAASLVKPDEGPASMMPDESTLQPQEQPASIMPAGSVLLPGEGPASIMPCESTLQPEEGPSFIMPAGSVLLAREELVPVDPAKSMTLEKSENRTMPLRSVMCVNRKHMDPAHSDIMSQGVPSGIRPVRLVTNTDSLTHPHRFPPVGAAVVEQRRWIPGMSLQVTSMTVGDSSLTDTYVSSSGKEIMKDLNDRLASYLERVRLLESTNCSLEEHIREWNETRSLKPRDTSGYVVAISCLCDQILSALQDKSRLVTEAENLHLAALQLQSKYEEERAERLSNEAFIRDLRKTLEEITEAGVGLAQEAQQLQEEQLVMKMNHKEDLLRASRQQGRAINVDVKLTQQDSLGEVMDQVRAQCADVLERSLEQLDSWLKTKFESHCHPEACPSDKLQSSQTEVSSLRHSAQDLEITLSSLLSMNDTLERSLQETEEQNSGHLGELQALIHMMEANLTQIKTDAAHQQQEYNVLLGIKSKLETEITKYHHLLDQGDKRAQHN
- the LOC114664766 gene encoding nascent polypeptide-associated complex subunit alpha, muscle-specific form-like isoform X11, whose product is MLSMKAEAKLRAGHSVTEQGQPGAGESHASGSENLSKTQLDLQVSKKLTAAIMSDGSVQQPDEGSAAATPAESVPGPAEELAVIMPAGSIKEVPVADRPTASLQCADEVPPSIMPAGSIILASEEIIGVEPAESGTQPKRVVHRIMPVGSVMYNCRRHVQMNANAEPTGINPVGSVPLPNDHPASMMPAESTLQPGSVLLPEEQPASIMPAGSFLLPDERPAFIMPAGSFMLAYNGPAASLVKPDEAPASIMPDVSTLQPEEGPASIMPAGSILLPEDQPASIMPAGSFLLPDERPAFIMPTGSFMLACNGPAFSLVKPDEGPASMMPDESTLQPQEQPASIMPAGSVLFPEDQPASIMPAGSFLLPDERPTFIMPAGSFMLACNGPAVSLVKPDEGPASMMPDESTLQPQEQPASIMPAGSVLFPEDQPASIMPAGSFLLPDERPAFIMPAGSFMLACNGPAASLVKPDEGPASMMPDESTLQPQKQPASIMPAGSVLFPGEGPVSIMPDESTLQPEEQPASIMPAGSVLLPGEGPASIMPAGSILLPEDQPASIMPAGSFLLPDERPAFIMPAGSFMLACNGPAASLVKPDEGPASMMPDESTLQPQEQPASIMPAGSVLLPGEGPASIMPCESTLQPEEGPSFIMPAGSVLLAREELVPVDPAKSMTLEKSENRTMPLRSVMCVNRKHMDPAHSDIMSQGVPSGIRPVRLVTNTDSLTHPHRFPPVGAAVVEQRRWIPGMSLQVTSMTVGDSSLTDTYVSSSGKEIMKDLNDRLASYLERVRLLESTNCSLEEHIREWNETRSLKPRDTSGYVVAISCLCDQILSALQDKSRLVTEAENLHLAALQLQSKYEEERAERLSNEAFIRDLRKTLEEITEAGVGLAQEAQQLQEEQLVMKMNHKEDLLRASRQQGRAINVDVKLTQQDSLGEVMDQVRAQCADVLERSLEQLDSWLKTKFESHCHPEACPSDKLQSSQTEVSSLRHSAQDLEITLSSLLSMNDTLERSLQETEEQNSGHLGELQALIHMMEANLTQIKTDAAHQQQEYNVLLGIKSKLETEITKYHHLLDQGDKRAQHN
- the LOC114664766 gene encoding nascent polypeptide-associated complex subunit alpha, muscle-specific form-like isoform X12, producing the protein MLSMKAEAKLRAGHSVTEQGQPGAGESHASGSENLSKTQLDLQVSKKLTAAIMSDGSVQQPDEGSAAATPAESVPGPAEELAVIMPAGSIKEVPVADRPTASLQCADEVPPSIMPAGSIILASEEIIGVEPAESGTQPKRVVHRIMPVGSVMYNCRRHVQMNANAEPTGINPVGSVPLPNDHPASMMPAESTLQPGSVLLPEEQPASIMPAGSFLLPDERPAFIMPAGSFMLAYNGPAASLVKPDEAPASIMPDVSTLQPEEGPASIMPAGSILLPEDQPASIMPAGSFLLPDERPAFIMPTGSFMLACNGPAFSLVKPDEGPASMMPDESTLQPQEQPASIMPAGSVLFPEDQPASIMPAGSFLLPDERPTFIMPAGSFMLACNGPAVSLVKPDEGPASMMPDESTLQPQEQPASIMPAGSVLFPEDQPASIMPAGSFLLPDERPAFIMPAGSFMLACNGPAVSLVKPDEGPVSIMPDESTLQPEEQPASIMPAGSVLLPGEGPASIMPAGSILLPEDQPASIMPAGSFLLPDERPAFIMPAGSFMLACNGPAASLVKPDEGPASMMPDESTLQPQEQPASIMPAGSVLLPGEGPASIMPCESTLQPEEGPSFIMPAGSVLLAREELVPVDPAKSMTLEKSENRTMPLRSVMCVNRKHMDPAHSDIMSQGVPSGIRPVRLVTNTDSLTHPHRFPPVGAAVVEQRRWIPGMSLQVTSMTVGDSSLTDTYVSSSGKEIMKDLNDRLASYLERVRLLESTNCSLEEHIREWNETRSLKPRDTSGYVVAISCLCDQILSALQDKSRLVTEAENLHLAALQLQSKYEEERAERLSNEAFIRDLRKTLEEITEAGVGLAQEAQQLQEEQLVMKMNHKEDLLRASRQQGRAINVDVKLTQQDSLGEVMDQVRAQCADVLERSLEQLDSWLKTKFESHCHPEACPSDKLQSSQTEVSSLRHSAQDLEITLSSLLSMNDTLERSLQETEEQNSGHLGELQALIHMMEANLTQIKTDAAHQQQEYNVLLGIKSKLETEITKYHHLLDQGDKRAQHN
- the LOC114664766 gene encoding nascent polypeptide-associated complex subunit alpha, muscle-specific form-like isoform X6, which produces MLSMKAEAKLRAGHSVTEQGQPGAGESHASGSENLSKTQLDLQVSKKLTAAIMSDGSVQQPDEGSAAATPAESVPGPAEELAVIMPAGSIKEVPVADRPTASLQCADEVPPSIMPAGSIILASEEIIGVEPAESGTQPKRVVHRIMPVGSVMYNCRRHVQMNANAEPTGINPVGSVPLPNDHPASMMPAESTLQPGSVLLPEEQPASIMPAGSFLLPDERPAFIMPAGSFMLAYNGPAASLVKPDEAPASIMPDVSTLQPEEGPASIMPAGSILLPEDQPASIMPAGSFLLPDERPAFIMPTGSFMLACNGPAFSLVKPDEGPASMMPDESTLQPQEQPASIMPAGSVLFPEDQPASIMPAGSFLLPDERPTFIMPAGSFMLACNGPAVSLVKPDEGPASMMPDESTLQPQEQPASIMPAGSVLFPEDQPASIMPAGSFLLPDERPAFIMPAGSFMLACNGPAVSLVKPDEGPASMMPDESTLQPEEQPASIMPAGSVLLPGEGPASIMPAGSILLPEDQPASIMPAGSFLLPDERPAFIMPAGSFMLACNGPAASLVKPDEGPASMMPDESTLQPQKQPASIMPAGSVLFPGEGPVSIMPDESTLQPEEQPASIMPAGSVLLPDERPAFIMPAGSFMLACNGPAASLVKPDEGPASMMPDESTLQPQEQPASIMPAGSVLLPGEGPASIMPCESTLQPEEGPSFIMPAGSVLLAREELVPVDPAKSMTLEKSENRTMPLRSVMCVNRKHMDPAHSDIMSQGVPSGIRPVRLVTNTDSLTHPHRFPPVGAAVVEQRRWIPGMSLQVTSMTVGDSSLTDTYVSSSGKEIMKDLNDRLASYLERVRLLESTNCSLEEHIREWNETRSLKPRDTSGYVVAISCLCDQILSALQDKSRLVTEAENLHLAALQLQSKYEEERAERLSNEAFIRDLRKTLEEITEAGVGLAQEAQQLQEEQLVMKMNHKEDLLRASRQQGRAINVDVKLTQQDSLGEVMDQVRAQCADVLERSLEQLDSWLKTKFESHCHPEACPSDKLQSSQTEVSSLRHSAQDLEITLSSLLSMNDTLERSLQETEEQNSGHLGELQALIHMMEANLTQIKTDAAHQQQEYNVLLGIKSKLETEITKYHHLLDQGDKRAQHN
- the LOC114664766 gene encoding nascent polypeptide-associated complex subunit alpha, muscle-specific form-like isoform X1, coding for MLSMKAEAKLRAGHSVTEQGQPGAGESHASGSENLSKTQLDLQVSKKLTAAIMSDGSVQQPDEGSAAATPAESVPGPAEELAVIMPAGSIKEVPVADRPTASLQCADEVPPSIMPAGSIILASEEIIGVEPAESGTQPKRVVHRIMPVGSVMYNCRRHVQMNANAEPTGINPVGSVPLPNDHPASMMPAESTLQPGSVLLPEEQPASIMPAGSFLLPDERPAFIMPAGSFMLAYNGPAASLVKPDEAPASIMPDVSTLQPEEGPASIMPAGSILLPEDQPASIMPAGSFLLPDERPAFIMPTGSFMLACNGPAFSLVKPDEGPASMMPDESTLQPQEQPASIMPAGSVLFPEDQPASIMPAGSFLLPDERPTFIMPAGSFMLACNGPAVSLVKPDEGPASMMPDESTLQPQEQPASIMPAGSVLFPEDQPASIMPAGSFLLPDERPAFIMPAGSFMLACNGPAVSLVKPDEGPASMMPDESTLQPEEQPASIMPAGSVLLPGEGPASIMPAGSILLPEDQPASIMPAGSFLLPDERPAFIMPAGSFMLACNGPAASLVKPDEGPASMMPDESTLQPQKQPASIMPAGSVLFPGEGPVSIMPDESTLQPEEQPASIMPAGSVLLPGEGPASIMPAGSILLPEDQPASIMPAGSFLLPDERPAFIMPAGSFMLACNGPAASLVKPDEGPASMMPDESTLQPQEQPASIMPAGSVLLPGEGPASIMPCESTLQPEEGPSFIMPAGSVLLAREELVPVDPAKSMTLEKSENRTMPLRSVMCVNRKHMDPAHSDIMSQGVPSGIRPVRLVTNTDSLTHPHRFPPVGAAVVEQRRWIPGMSLQVTSMTVGDSSLTDTYVSSSGKEIMKDLNDRLASYLERVRLLESTNCSLEEHIREWNETRSLKPRDTSGYVVAISCLCDQILSALQDKSRLVTEAENLHLAALQLQSKYEEERAERLSNEAFIRDLRKTLEEITEAGVGLAQEAQQLQEEQLVMKMNHKEDLLRASRQQGRAINVDVKLTQQDSLGEVMDQVRAQCADVLERSLEQLDSWLKTKFESHCHPEACPSDKLQSSQTEVSSLRHSAQDLEITLSSLLSMNDTLERSLQETEEQNSGHLGELQALIHMMEANLTQIKTDAAHQQQEYNVLLGIKSKLETEITKYHHLLDQGDKRAQHN
- the LOC114664766 gene encoding nascent polypeptide-associated complex subunit alpha, muscle-specific form-like isoform X7, which encodes MLSMKAEAKLRAGHSVTEQGQPGAGESHASGSENLSKTQLDLQVSKKLTAAIMSDGSVQQPDEGSAAATPAESVPGPAEELAVIMPAGSIKEVPVADRPTASLQCADEVPPSIMPAGSIILASEEIIGVEPAESGTQPKRVVHRIMPVGSVMYNCRRHVQMNANAEPTGINPVGSVPLPNDHPASMMPAESTLQPGSVLLPEEQPASIMPAGSFLLPDERPAFIMPAGSFMLAYNGPAASLVKPDEAPASIMPDVSTLQPEEGPASIMPAGSILLPEDQPASIMPAGSFLLPDERPAFIMPTGSFMLACNGPAFSLVKPDEGPASMMPDESTLQPQEQPASIMPAGSVLFPEDQPASIMPAGSFLLPDERPTFIMPAGSFMLACNGPAVSLVKPDEGPASMMPDESTLQPQEQPASIMPAGSVLFPEDQPASIMPAGSFLLPDERPAFIMPAGSFMLACNGPAVSLVKPDEGPASMMPDESTLQPEEQPASIMPAGSVLLPGEGPASIMPAGSILLPEDQPASIMPAGSFLLPDERPAFIMPAGSFMLACNGPAASLVKPDEGPASMMPDESTLQPQKQPASIMPAGSVLFPEDQPASIMPAGSFLLPDERPAFIMPAGSFMLACNGPAASLVKPDEGPASMMPDESTLQPQEQPASIMPAGSVLLPGEGPASIMPCESTLQPEEGPSFIMPAGSVLLAREELVPVDPAKSMTLEKSENRTMPLRSVMCVNRKHMDPAHSDIMSQGVPSGIRPVRLVTNTDSLTHPHRFPPVGAAVVEQRRWIPGMSLQVTSMTVGDSSLTDTYVSSSGKEIMKDLNDRLASYLERVRLLESTNCSLEEHIREWNETRSLKPRDTSGYVVAISCLCDQILSALQDKSRLVTEAENLHLAALQLQSKYEEERAERLSNEAFIRDLRKTLEEITEAGVGLAQEAQQLQEEQLVMKMNHKEDLLRASRQQGRAINVDVKLTQQDSLGEVMDQVRAQCADVLERSLEQLDSWLKTKFESHCHPEACPSDKLQSSQTEVSSLRHSAQDLEITLSSLLSMNDTLERSLQETEEQNSGHLGELQALIHMMEANLTQIKTDAAHQQQEYNVLLGIKSKLETEITKYHHLLDQGDKRAQHN
- the LOC114664766 gene encoding nascent polypeptide-associated complex subunit alpha, muscle-specific form-like isoform X5, with the protein product MLSMKAEAKLRAGHSVTEQGQPGAGESHASGSENLSKTQLDLQVSKKLTAAIMSDGSVQQPDEGSAAATPAESVPGPAEELAVIMPAGSIKEVPVADRPTASLQCADEVPPSIMPAGSIILASEEIIGVEPAESGTQPKRVVHRIMPVGSVMYNCRRHVQMNANAEPTGINPVGSVPLPNDHPASMMPAESTLQPGSVLLPEEQPASIMPAGSFLLPDERPAFIMPAGSFMLAYNGPAASLVKPDEAPASIMPDVSTLQPEEGPASIMPAGSILLPEDQPASIMPAGSFLLPDERPAFIMPTGSFMLACNGPAFSLVKPDEGPASMMPDESTLQPQEQPASIMPAGSVLFPEDQPASIMPAGSFLLPDERPTFIMPAGSFMLACNGPAVSLVKPDEGPASMMPDESTLQPQEQPASIMPAGSVLFPEDQPASIMPAGSFLLPDERPAFIMPAGSFMLACNGPAVSLVKPDEGPASMMPDESTLQPEEQPASIMPAGSVLLPGEGPASIMPAGSILLPEDQPASIMPAGSFLLPDERPAFIMPAGSFMLACNGPAASLVKPDEGPVSIMPDESTLQPEEQPASIMPAGSVLLPGEGPASIMPAGSILLPEDQPASIMPAGSFLLPDERPAFIMPAGSFMLACNGPAASLVKPDEGPASMMPDESTLQPQEQPASIMPAGSVLLPGEGPASIMPCESTLQPEEGPSFIMPAGSVLLAREELVPVDPAKSMTLEKSENRTMPLRSVMCVNRKHMDPAHSDIMSQGVPSGIRPVRLVTNTDSLTHPHRFPPVGAAVVEQRRWIPGMSLQVTSMTVGDSSLTDTYVSSSGKEIMKDLNDRLASYLERVRLLESTNCSLEEHIREWNETRSLKPRDTSGYVVAISCLCDQILSALQDKSRLVTEAENLHLAALQLQSKYEEERAERLSNEAFIRDLRKTLEEITEAGVGLAQEAQQLQEEQLVMKMNHKEDLLRASRQQGRAINVDVKLTQQDSLGEVMDQVRAQCADVLERSLEQLDSWLKTKFESHCHPEACPSDKLQSSQTEVSSLRHSAQDLEITLSSLLSMNDTLERSLQETEEQNSGHLGELQALIHMMEANLTQIKTDAAHQQQEYNVLLGIKSKLETEITKYHHLLDQGDKRAQHN
- the LOC114664766 gene encoding nascent polypeptide-associated complex subunit alpha, muscle-specific form-like isoform X19 encodes the protein MPAGSVLLPGERPAFIMPAGSFMLADNGPAASLVKPDEAPASIMPDVSTLQPEEGPASIMPAGSILLPEDQPASIMPAGSFLLPDERPAFIMPTGSFMLACNGPAFSLVKPDEGPASMMPDESTLQPQEQPASIMPAGSVLFPEDQPASIMPAGSFLLPDERPTFIMPAGSFMLACNGPAVSLVKPDEGPASMMPDESTLQPQEQPASIMPAGSVLFPEDQPASIMPAGSFLLPDERPAFIMPAGSFMLACNGPAVSLVKPDEGPASMMPDESTLQPEEQPASIMPAGSVLLPGEGPASIMPAGSILLPEDQPASIMPAGSFLLPDERPAFIMPAGSFMLACNGPAASLVKPDEGPASMMPDESTLQPQKQPASIMPAGSVLFPGEGPVSIMPDESTLQPEEQPASIMPAGSVLLPGEGPASIMPAGSILLPEDQPASIMPAGSFLLPDERPAFIMPAGSFMLACNGPAASLVKPDEGPASMMPDESTLQPQEQPASIMPAGSVLLPGEGPASIMPCESTLQPEEGPSFIMPAGSVLLAREELVPVDPAKSMTLEKSENRTMPLRSVMCVNRKHMDPAHSDIMSQGVPSGIRPVRLVTNTDSLTHPHRFPPVGAAVVEQRRWIPGMSLQVTSMTVGDSSLTDTYVSSSGKEIMKDLNDRLASYLERVRLLESTNCSLEEHIREWNETRSLKPRDTSGYVVAISCLCDQILSALQDKSRLVTEAENLHLAALQLQSKYEEERAERLSNEAFIRDLRKTLEEITEAGVGLAQEAQQLQEEQLVMKMNHKEDLLRASRQQGRAINVDVKLTQQDSLGEVMDQVRAQCADVLERSLEQLDSWLKTKFESHCHPEACPSDKLQSSQTEVSSLRHSAQDLEITLSSLLSMNDTLERSLQETEEQNSGHLGELQALIHMMEANLTQIKTDAAHQQQEYNVLLGIKSKLETEITKYHHLLDQGDKRAQHN